The following coding sequences are from one Phalacrocorax carbo chromosome 13, bPhaCar2.1, whole genome shotgun sequence window:
- the LOC104044389 gene encoding neurotrypsin-like isoform X2 has product MEILKVLRLLVQLLSLLSCLRCLEAFLGSQPSQNHLQSAASSVCGVGPLGYYNGSLAVTEAGAECLNWAEFPDYVQQYPNRGLGDHNHCRNPDGGTTPWCFYRLASGAIGWANCDCNQGAVRLAEDSSVELYFSGLWGTICADHWTDWDASVVCRQLGLSEIGTAGKKSHPGLWPVPLHLQSANCHGDEKALLQCGYQEAVSGACNQGSAVVTCVPPEGVGAPLRLVGGKESFEGRVEVYHDGKWGTICDDQWDDRDAEVVCRQLGLSGNPKALSWAHYGQGSGPILLDEVECSGNELSLDQCKKSDWGQQNCDHIEDAGVSCDPFTEGTVRLAGGHSPSEGRVEVYYNGAWGTVCDDGWTDLGAQVICRQLGFSGPATLASEGDYAAGQGFILLDDVACLGTELSLLDCPHSNWGQHDCSHTEDVGVRCSPESNTVMDGSLGPPVRLVDGESTKEGRVEVFLNGQWGSVCDDSWTDRDAAVVCRQLGFSGTAKARAMAYFGEGHGPINLEYIECSGTEHTLGQCVRPDTGIHSCWHSEDAGVICDYVEEKVQDIRRTGPESGVCGMRLLHRRKKRIIGGNKSLRGSWPWQASLRLKGFHRDTRLLCGATLISSCWVVTAAHCFKRFGVDVRRYLLRVGDYHTGVKDEFERELPLERIVLHRNYWAGSNDNDIALVRVRGREGHCLSFNRHVLPVCLPDRKENSDINRQACIISGWGDTGKSYSRTLLQGVVPLLPREDCEVRYGQKFTNRMICAGNLSEDKRVDSCQGDSGGPLMCQRSNGRWIILGITSWGYGCGRKDSPGVYTKVSKYIPWIKKVTKLK; this is encoded by the exons ATGGAGATCCTCAAAGTACTCCGGCTCCTGGTACAGCTCTTGAGCCTGTTATCCTGTCTCAGATGTCTTGAG gCTTTCCTGGGATCCCAGCCCAGCCAAAACCATTTGCAGAGTGCAG CGTCcagtgtgtgtggtgttggaccTCTTGGGTATTACAATGGCTCGCTAGCGGTCACTGAGGCCGGGGCAGAGTGCCTCAACTGGGCAGAGTTCCCCGATTATGTTCAGCAGTACCCAAACCGTGGCTTGGGGGACCACAACCACTGCAGGAACCCGGATGGGGGAACTACACCCTGGTGCTTCTACCGGCTTGCGTCAGGGGCCATCGGATGGGCTAACTGCGACTGTAACCAAG GTGCTGTGCGGTTGGCTGAGGACAGCAGTGTGGAGCTGTACTTCAGTGGACTCTGGGGCACCATCTGTGCTGACCACTGGACTGACTGGGATGCTAGTGTTGTCTGCAGGCAACTAGGTCTCAG TGAGATCGGCACAGCTGGGAAGAAGAGTCATCCCGGACTGTGGCCTGTTCCCCTGCACCTGCAGTCAGCAAACTGCCATGGGGATGAGAAAGCCCTGCTGCAGTGTGGCTATCAGGAAGCTGTGTCAGGAGCTTGTAACCAGGGGAGTGCTGTGGTAACGTGTGTCCCTCCAGAAG GTGTAGGTGCCCCACTGCGTTTAGTTGGGGGAAAGGAGAGCTTTGAAGGGCGAGTGGAGGTTTACCATGATGGCAAGTGGGGTACCATCTGTGATGACCAGTGGGACGACCGGGATGCTGAAGTAGTTTGTAGGCAGCTGGGACTCAG TGGGAACCCAAAAGCCTTGTCATGGGCTCACTATGGGCAGGGATCTGGCCCAATCCTGCTGGATGAAGTGGAGTGCTCAGGCAATGAACTCTCACTTGACCAGTGCAAGAAGAGTGACTGGGGACAGCAGAACTGTGACCACATTGAAGATGCTGGGGTATCCTGTGACCCTTTCACAG AGGGCACTGTCAGGCTGGCTGGTGGCCACAGCCCCAGCGAAGGCAGGGTAGAAGTTTATTACAATGGAGCCTGGGGCACAGTATGCGATGATGGCTGGACAGACCTCGGTGCCCAGGTgatctgcaggcagctgggcttcaG TGGTCCTGCTACCTTGGCCTCTGAAGGGGACTacgctgctggccaaggctttATCTTACTGGATGATGTGGCTTGTCTGGGGACAGAGCTGTCCCTCCTGGACTGTCCCCACAGCAACTGGGGGCAGCATGACTGCTCACACACTGAGGATGTGGGAGTCCGCTGTTCCCCAGAGAGCAACACAGTCATGGATGGCAGCCTGG GACCTCCTGTGCGGCTGGTGGATGGAGAAAGCACCAAGGAAGGACGGGTTGAGGTATTCCTGAATGGGCAGTGGGGCAGTGTCTGTGATGACAGCTGGACAGACAGAGATGCTGCAGTAGTTTGCAGGCAACTTGGATTCAG TGGTACTGCAAAAGCCAGGGCAATGGCTTATTTTGGTGAAGGCCACGGGCCAATTAATCTGGAATACATAGAATGCAGTGGCACGGAGCACACCCTGGGGCAGTGTGTCAGACCTGACACTGGGATTCACAGCTGCTGGCACAGTGAGGATGCTGGTGTGATCTGTGACTATGTGGAAGAGAAGGTCCAAGACATCAGAAGAACAG GTCCAGAATCTGGTGTGTGTGGGATGCGCCTGCTTCACCGTCGCAAGAAAAGGATCATAGGTGGAAACAAGTCTCTCAG AGGTAGTTGGCCATGGCAGGCCTCACTACGGTTGAAGGGTTTTCATCGAGATACTCGTCTGCTGTGTGGAGCAACACTGATCAGCAGCTGCTGGGTAGTGACTGCAGCCCACTGCTTCAAAAG GTTTGGTGTTGATGTGCGGCGCTACCTGCTGCGGGTGGGTGATTACCACACAGGTGTGAAGGATGAGTTTGAGAGGGAGCTTCCACTGGAGCGGATTGTCCTCCACAGGAACTACTGGGCTGGCAGCAACGATAATGACATTGCCCTGGTCCGGGTGCGGGGCAGAGAGGGGCACTGTCTCTCCTTCAATCGCCATGTTCTGCCTGTCTGTCTGCCCGACAGGAAAGAGAACTCTGACATCAACAGGCAAGCTTGCATCATCTCCGGCTGGGGAGACACAG GGAAGTCCTATTCGAGAACCCTGCTGCAGGGGGTGGTGCCTCTTCTCCCACGGGAAGACTGTGAGGTCCGTTATGGGCAGAAGTTCACTAACCGCATGATTTGTGCTGGGAACCTCTCTGAAGACAAGCGGGTGGACAGCTGTCAAGGTGACAGCGGAGGGCCACTCATGTGTCAGAGGTCAAACGGACGCTGGATCATTTTGGGGATCACTTCCTGGGGTTACGGCTGTGGTCGGAAGGATTCCCCTGGTGTGTACACAAAGGTCAGCAAATACATACCCTGGATCAAGAAAGTGACCAAGCTAAAATGA
- the LOC104044389 gene encoding neurotrypsin-like isoform X1, translated as MGRVGKRLVTRVCLPKAAKVRAAFRTCPCLFHRIIISLLLLCFFSQAFLGSQPSQNHLQSAASSVCGVGPLGYYNGSLAVTEAGAECLNWAEFPDYVQQYPNRGLGDHNHCRNPDGGTTPWCFYRLASGAIGWANCDCNQGAVRLAEDSSVELYFSGLWGTICADHWTDWDASVVCRQLGLSEIGTAGKKSHPGLWPVPLHLQSANCHGDEKALLQCGYQEAVSGACNQGSAVVTCVPPEGVGAPLRLVGGKESFEGRVEVYHDGKWGTICDDQWDDRDAEVVCRQLGLSGNPKALSWAHYGQGSGPILLDEVECSGNELSLDQCKKSDWGQQNCDHIEDAGVSCDPFTEGTVRLAGGHSPSEGRVEVYYNGAWGTVCDDGWTDLGAQVICRQLGFSGPATLASEGDYAAGQGFILLDDVACLGTELSLLDCPHSNWGQHDCSHTEDVGVRCSPESNTVMDGSLGPPVRLVDGESTKEGRVEVFLNGQWGSVCDDSWTDRDAAVVCRQLGFSGTAKARAMAYFGEGHGPINLEYIECSGTEHTLGQCVRPDTGIHSCWHSEDAGVICDYVEEKVQDIRRTGPESGVCGMRLLHRRKKRIIGGNKSLRGSWPWQASLRLKGFHRDTRLLCGATLISSCWVVTAAHCFKRFGVDVRRYLLRVGDYHTGVKDEFERELPLERIVLHRNYWAGSNDNDIALVRVRGREGHCLSFNRHVLPVCLPDRKENSDINRQACIISGWGDTGKSYSRTLLQGVVPLLPREDCEVRYGQKFTNRMICAGNLSEDKRVDSCQGDSGGPLMCQRSNGRWIILGITSWGYGCGRKDSPGVYTKVSKYIPWIKKVTKLK; from the exons ATGGGGAGAGTGGGGAAGAGGCTGGTTACTAGGGTGTGTTTGCCTAAAGCAGCAAAAGTCCGAGCTGCTTTTAGGACATGCCCATGTTTATTTCATCGGATAATcatctctctgcttttgctctgtttcttttcccaggCTTTCCTGGGATCCCAGCCCAGCCAAAACCATTTGCAGAGTGCAG CGTCcagtgtgtgtggtgttggaccTCTTGGGTATTACAATGGCTCGCTAGCGGTCACTGAGGCCGGGGCAGAGTGCCTCAACTGGGCAGAGTTCCCCGATTATGTTCAGCAGTACCCAAACCGTGGCTTGGGGGACCACAACCACTGCAGGAACCCGGATGGGGGAACTACACCCTGGTGCTTCTACCGGCTTGCGTCAGGGGCCATCGGATGGGCTAACTGCGACTGTAACCAAG GTGCTGTGCGGTTGGCTGAGGACAGCAGTGTGGAGCTGTACTTCAGTGGACTCTGGGGCACCATCTGTGCTGACCACTGGACTGACTGGGATGCTAGTGTTGTCTGCAGGCAACTAGGTCTCAG TGAGATCGGCACAGCTGGGAAGAAGAGTCATCCCGGACTGTGGCCTGTTCCCCTGCACCTGCAGTCAGCAAACTGCCATGGGGATGAGAAAGCCCTGCTGCAGTGTGGCTATCAGGAAGCTGTGTCAGGAGCTTGTAACCAGGGGAGTGCTGTGGTAACGTGTGTCCCTCCAGAAG GTGTAGGTGCCCCACTGCGTTTAGTTGGGGGAAAGGAGAGCTTTGAAGGGCGAGTGGAGGTTTACCATGATGGCAAGTGGGGTACCATCTGTGATGACCAGTGGGACGACCGGGATGCTGAAGTAGTTTGTAGGCAGCTGGGACTCAG TGGGAACCCAAAAGCCTTGTCATGGGCTCACTATGGGCAGGGATCTGGCCCAATCCTGCTGGATGAAGTGGAGTGCTCAGGCAATGAACTCTCACTTGACCAGTGCAAGAAGAGTGACTGGGGACAGCAGAACTGTGACCACATTGAAGATGCTGGGGTATCCTGTGACCCTTTCACAG AGGGCACTGTCAGGCTGGCTGGTGGCCACAGCCCCAGCGAAGGCAGGGTAGAAGTTTATTACAATGGAGCCTGGGGCACAGTATGCGATGATGGCTGGACAGACCTCGGTGCCCAGGTgatctgcaggcagctgggcttcaG TGGTCCTGCTACCTTGGCCTCTGAAGGGGACTacgctgctggccaaggctttATCTTACTGGATGATGTGGCTTGTCTGGGGACAGAGCTGTCCCTCCTGGACTGTCCCCACAGCAACTGGGGGCAGCATGACTGCTCACACACTGAGGATGTGGGAGTCCGCTGTTCCCCAGAGAGCAACACAGTCATGGATGGCAGCCTGG GACCTCCTGTGCGGCTGGTGGATGGAGAAAGCACCAAGGAAGGACGGGTTGAGGTATTCCTGAATGGGCAGTGGGGCAGTGTCTGTGATGACAGCTGGACAGACAGAGATGCTGCAGTAGTTTGCAGGCAACTTGGATTCAG TGGTACTGCAAAAGCCAGGGCAATGGCTTATTTTGGTGAAGGCCACGGGCCAATTAATCTGGAATACATAGAATGCAGTGGCACGGAGCACACCCTGGGGCAGTGTGTCAGACCTGACACTGGGATTCACAGCTGCTGGCACAGTGAGGATGCTGGTGTGATCTGTGACTATGTGGAAGAGAAGGTCCAAGACATCAGAAGAACAG GTCCAGAATCTGGTGTGTGTGGGATGCGCCTGCTTCACCGTCGCAAGAAAAGGATCATAGGTGGAAACAAGTCTCTCAG AGGTAGTTGGCCATGGCAGGCCTCACTACGGTTGAAGGGTTTTCATCGAGATACTCGTCTGCTGTGTGGAGCAACACTGATCAGCAGCTGCTGGGTAGTGACTGCAGCCCACTGCTTCAAAAG GTTTGGTGTTGATGTGCGGCGCTACCTGCTGCGGGTGGGTGATTACCACACAGGTGTGAAGGATGAGTTTGAGAGGGAGCTTCCACTGGAGCGGATTGTCCTCCACAGGAACTACTGGGCTGGCAGCAACGATAATGACATTGCCCTGGTCCGGGTGCGGGGCAGAGAGGGGCACTGTCTCTCCTTCAATCGCCATGTTCTGCCTGTCTGTCTGCCCGACAGGAAAGAGAACTCTGACATCAACAGGCAAGCTTGCATCATCTCCGGCTGGGGAGACACAG GGAAGTCCTATTCGAGAACCCTGCTGCAGGGGGTGGTGCCTCTTCTCCCACGGGAAGACTGTGAGGTCCGTTATGGGCAGAAGTTCACTAACCGCATGATTTGTGCTGGGAACCTCTCTGAAGACAAGCGGGTGGACAGCTGTCAAGGTGACAGCGGAGGGCCACTCATGTGTCAGAGGTCAAACGGACGCTGGATCATTTTGGGGATCACTTCCTGGGGTTACGGCTGTGGTCGGAAGGATTCCCCTGGTGTGTACACAAAGGTCAGCAAATACATACCCTGGATCAAGAAAGTGACCAAGCTAAAATGA